TACTACATTAAAGAGGAGAGAAGATGAATAGTATCAAAGAGTGGGTTGGATCAGAAAACTGGATAGTTTGAAGGGAGCAATGGCTACAATCAGAGGTCCTGGCTCACAAGCTGTAGCCACTGTGAGGCACTGAGAGTCTGATTTAGGTTGATAgcagtgaggggaaaaaaaggaagagttcAATGGGAGAGAGCtttcaaaggaaacaaaatcagtAGAACTTGGCTAAGCCTGAGGATAAAAGTTTCAAGATTTTGAACTTGGATGATAAGGGTAGAGAGTTGCTTTTATAGGAATGACATGAATATTTTAGTTTGAGGTGACAGTagtcaattaaaaagaaaggtaGTTATTTTGAGATTCCAGACTTCCTGAAAAAGATTATGATTCATTGGTAAAGAGGTGGTAATGGGAATGGGAAAGTTATAAgggagaagaataaataaaaaaagagggcggcgcctgtggctcaaaggagtagggcaccagccccatatgctggaggtggtgggtttaaacccgcccagcataaaaactgcaaaaaaacaaaccaaacaaacaaaagctggtTCATAAATAGGTGCTGGTGAAAAGGAGATAATAATAGTTGTAATAAGATGACTGTTATAGGTTAAATGGTCTCAGTGTGCCAGCCACTGTTCTAAGCATTTGACAATTGTTATTCTACTTAGTTCTTGTATTAAAGATGAGGACACTGAAACACAGCGACGGTGAGTAACTtcccccaggtcacacagctagttgtGGAGGTGGTATACCAATCCAGGAAGTAAGTCTATACTCGCAATGATTATGCTCCCCTGCCTTGGAGGAGGACAGGTATGATGAAGTCCCAGATGGCCAAAAGAAAGTtcccagaagaggatggtcagtattattttaaatagttctacatttttatatttttttgtcctATTTCAGTATTAGGAGAATTCCTGCACCCCTGTGAAGATGACATAGTTTGTAAATGTACCACAGATGAAAATAAGGTGCCTTATTTTAATGCTCCtgtttatttagaaaacaaagaacaaattgGAAAAgtggatgaaatatttgggcaaCTTAgagattttgtatcctttttaATTGGAATACCTGGTAATATTCAGAAGTTACTATCtatatttttctggggcaattaagTACAAATTAAACTTGCTGCTTCATAAAATGATACAATATTGCTACAGATTGGGCCATGAAGGAGAGTGTATATCTATATGTAGTGAAGTGATAGACCCTAGAAAAGTGACTTCTTTTTTGGCAATTTCTAGGAATTATGGCCATTTGGATTAGTGCTATAGGATTAAGTTGATTAGTTTGGATATGATGATGGCCATTGGAATATTGTGGTAGAAttggaagggttttttttttttttcttggaaaataaCTCATTCTTACCTTTCTTATACCCATATAttctaacctttaaaaaaattatccctgAATTCAGAAGGTTTgatatcttctttcatttttattgcttatcTGTTCCTTAATGAAATTAATAGTATTTTTCAGTTAAATTGTCAGAAAACATGAAGGcatcatcctttaaaaaactACAGAAGGTAAGCCAAACTGATAATACTTAATATCCTTGGTTTTACAATGGAATGACATATACTTTAGGACAGTTATACTGGGAGTGTCACTAAGCTCTTACACTGAGATACTAAATAGTGaacctattgatttttttaaagtaatttatttgGTGCAGCTTTGTAGAAAGTATTCCTTGCTCATATTAGCAAAATCTATTAACTGTTAGGTTCTGGtccttttatttatgtaataaaattcttacagaaaaacttaaatgaccaaacatttctagtaaaatgttaaattataaacTTACATTATTTGAGAGAAGGCAGATGTTAAATGATTTTATAAGAACTCTGATTAACATGATGTACGTTgtgaagaaataatataaaaattgttaTGAGAATCGAATCTTTGTAGCAAGACCAAAATTAGTCTCTAGGCTTGCCTGGGGAAGTGAGCTTAAAGCTGAGGCCTAAAAGTAGACTGGAAGTGATTCCCACTTAGGTGTTGTCAAGAATTATGTGGAAGACCTTCTAACAAGGTGTACTTCCAGGGCCCACTCCTTGAAATTTGACCAGAAGCCCTAATGTAGGGCACAGGATTCAGTTTAAAAAAGAGCTTGTGGATAATTTTGTTGTAGTTAGGCAAACACCTGGGAGCCACCGATGTAgtcaaagaggaggagagagtgcATTCCAAGCAGAGAAaacagtgtgtgtgtgaagtCTCTGAGACAGCAGACAACTTTAAGGATACAAtatgttttagttttaattttgtttggtttttaataacaaaataattctgTTACATTAATGCTTAAGAAGGGTACtgtggaaaaatttaaaaagcattctgGGAAGGGGTCAGCACTGAGTGTGAAGGGGACAGGTAGGGGCTGTTGCAGTAGTCCTAGAAGTGATGATCGTTTGGAGCAGAGTAGAGACAGTGGAAACAGAAAAGTGAATGGATTTGTGAGGTACATAGGAAGGCGGAGCAGTAGGACTTGGTAATTGAAGTTGAGGAAGTAAAAAATGCCACCGTCTTCCAGATGTCTGCTTTCATTGTCTTTGTGGATGATGGTGCCATTTAGTGGAGAAAGGGAGGATTCAGGGGAAGAGAGTAAGTTCGGTTTCGGTTTTGGCTGTCTCAAGAGTACTTAATGAGTTTGAAGTACTCTTGAGACAGCCAAGTGGTCAGGAGTTCAGAGAAGGGGTCCGGACTAGAAATAGAATTGGGAAGTTGTCAGTGTGCACAAAGTAACAGTCTAAGAAGaatggaggaaaggaaaagagcaaCCTGTGATGGGCTTGGAGGCACCTCCCAAATTTAAATGTGTTTGAGGAGATACGTAATTGCCAATGTAAAGGAGGCAAACCATAAACCTGTCATAAGTGTGGTATCACAAAAGTTGAGAGGATAGAATTTTTCTAGAGGGAGTGTTCAGCTGTCCTAAAATGCTACAGGTGTCCATTGAATGACAGCAGCATAAAGGTAAAGGCATCATGGAGCCAGTGGAGCAGCAGGCCCAGGAGCCAGATTGGAATAGGAAATGGGATGGAGACAGCACATCATTGTTTGCAAGTGCCTGCTGGTTGTAGAAACCCTGACAAGTACTCAGTGGGAAATTGCGCTGCTCAGGTGTGCCTGGAGCTGAACAGCCTAGAAAGAAACAGTGCTCAGAAGGGCATCTCATCTGTgacctggaaaaagaaaatggccagtaaTTAATCCAGACTGGTTTGGATTCCAGTCTTTTCTCACAGTATTACtaatttgagggtttttatttaggttttttttttttaaatcaggtgcTAAGTTGAGTACATATATACCTCTCCTGGCTTCCAGATCCACCGCTGTGCTTAAGTTCAGGCCCTTCTAACACAGCGTAGGTTATTATAAAGTCTGTAGACTAATGCTGTGGAGTTGAATTTTCTGTAATGATGGAAATCCCTGCTCAATACTGTAGCCATTAGCCACATGTAACTATTGAGCACCCATACGTAATGTGGCTCGGGTGACTCAGGAAATGAATGAGCTTTTCACcgtttattaattttaaatagcaacatgtggctagtggctgccaAATTGTGCCATGCAGATCTAGACAATATTTTTGAGGTGATGAGCtgtgaagggaagaagggagtaaGATGAGATCAAGAGAGAGATACAGACATCTTACAAGTAATAATTACAGTTTTGAAAACGTCCATGGATGTTTCATGTAGAACTGTGAAACAATAGACCCCTTACATTTCTTTATCTAAAACAGTGTTCTCTTTAACCCCCAACATAGAATAGGTTTAGTTTCTATATGCCCCTGATTACTTTGTTTAGTAAATAAAGTCTTGAAGTAGCTAGTATGCCagtgttttattttgaattttaatgcTACAGTCTATTTTTCTTATGGCAATTTTGTTGAGTGAAAATGCAGTTAATTTGGGGAAGTATTATTTGTTCCTAAAGAGAAATGAGATCAAATTGGTCTTGCTATTTCTATATGCATGTAATGCGTACTGTGTCAAAGTGCCTTGAGCACATTACTTCTTTAATCCTCACATCATGTGGAATAGATACTTTATGATCTacatttatagataagaaaactaaggtaCTAGGAAGTTAAGTCCTTGCCCAGCACTGCATAGTAAAAAGTGTGGTAGGGTTAGGGTTTGAACTCAGGTGGTTTTGACTGTAGGTTCTTAATGATTATACTATACTGTCCCCTGAGTCGTCATACTAATTGCTTCTATATTTCCAGTTTTATATAGACCCATTTAAGCTACTGCCACTGCAGAGGTTTCTACCTCGACCTCCAGGTGAGAAAGGACCTCCAAGAGGTGGTGGCAGGGGAGGtcgaggaggaggaagaggagcaggtgGCAGAGGTGGTGGTCGAGGTGGTAAGTTACTTGTGGGGGAAAATTTCTAATGAAATTTCAAACTCACTGCTAATTCATAGTACAATTGCGTTTTGTGCATAAGTAAACCTCCcttataaatatttagtaaagCTGCTCACAGATATTGGCAGGCTGCTCATTGTAATGATGCTTTGTTTCAAcaacttctttaaaaagaaaagaatctaatAAAGTATACTTTTGAGAGATTTCATCTCTTTGGGTTATTCATGTTTCTCTGGCCATTTTAATAAAGTATAAGATTATCCTAACTGAATTTTAGTTTCTTGGTTAATATCATTGAGTGTTAATTGTATGCCAAGAGCTggacatgtattttttaatgtccATGTATATTCTCTAAGTACCCAGCAAAACCTTTCAAGATAGGTTATGTccttattttatggatgaggaaatagAGGCTTATAGAAGAAACTAATCCAGTGTTGGGGAACCTGAGGCTTTAAGGCTGCACATTGCAcatggccttctaggtccttagtgcagccttttgactgaatctgacttattctgtaaaatttggattcaaggCTGCAGGTTTCCCACTCCTTCCCTAATCAGACAATTGGCAGATCCAGAATTAAAACGCGTATCTTTTGATACCATGTCAGGAACTATTACTGATAAGTTAATTGCTGTGATTTTAGTATTTTGAGGCTTTCACCCATTCATCGTTAATGGCCAGCTAGATGATGAGCTGGGCTTGGATGAGTGGGACTGCAGCATTGGGTGTGCTTGTGGGGTGCCTGAGTGACAACATGATGGGCACAGGAAAGTGGAAAGGGAGAGGTGCCAGAAGGTAGGTGTGGACAGCTTCCTCTGCAGATGAGAAGAGAGGGAACCCTGTTTTCACCTTGGCTTCTCTCAACTTAATCGTTTCactttgtaaataaatgtacttGCTTGGATCTTCTTAGGTAGagatctcttaaaaaaagatcggaacttctctccttctcttctcaCTTCACCCTCAGTGGGGGTATCTTCTTGAGAATTTCATGTGAGCATCACCTGTGGTCTGTTTGTTGCTCAGTTCACCTTATACGTCATATTTGTTGTAGCCTCCTCAGAGCAAAACCTCCTCTCCCTGCCACTCCTTGTTTTTAGGATAAAAGCCTTATTAATTCCATCAAATTATCCTTAGTTCAATCAAAAGAATATTTCCCAAAAATGAGTTAATCGTACGCTTAACAATAGGGCTAAATCATACTTGAAAGTAATAAGCTTTTCAAATCCATTCAAGTGGAATACatgtttaaaaggtaaaaatctgAGGTATTAGGCCTTTTCACAATTGGTAAActacagtttttctatttttatcttttaaaagtttctgcagGGTAAAATAATGTGAATCTGTATTTATCCTTTGTAATTGTAAGAATTGTGTTCATCTTTGTAGGCCTATCAGTGTGAGAGATTGTAGTTATTTAATAACTTTGTTATTTATGTTACTTAATATACACAttaatacaaatttttatttatattttacgttatttttttaattaattagtttattttttgagacagtctcattatgttgcccttggtagagtgcccctggtgtcacagctcacagcaacctgaaactcttgggcttaggcacttctcttgctcagcctcccaagtagctgggactgcaggcgcccgccacaatgcctggctatacattattatttaataaacttttccttttttaggtGGCTTTAGAGGTGGAAGAGGAGGTGGGGGCTTCAGAGGCGGAAGAGGGGGTGGTGGTTTCAGAGGTGAGTAATAAAGTCTTTAAatgattgaattttttaaattgatagtgtaccattttctctttttctctctgccagcaAGTATATAGAATACCATGGTATTCTCTGTTTAGCTTCatttatgtcttcattttatgtcactctttcttgtttttctttttaatttttcacctACTTTTAGTTTATTTGGctttattattaatttgaaaaattgaaaaagatgTAATATGAATGGCAGTGAAATTTGGCAAAGTATGTTTGCTAAACATTACAGGAATGAATAGTGCTGTAATGTTTAATAGTACtgttaaaaatctgttttcttaatactttaatactttaattttcacaatacttaatactttatttttctcttaatcaGGGAGAGGACATTAAGTATAACAGTCGACAGACTTCTCACCGGTTGGCTTCTGCATTAACCTGCGTGATCTCCTTCTGTAGAATTGAAAACTTGCTTCTAAGCAAGTCTTGGAAGATCTGATCATTTTAGGACAGTGGAGCTAAAATGTCAGTGTCATGAAGAAATGAGCGCAACAGTGAATTTTGCTCTAAAAGAGCATGAATAAGTCTTAATGTTTTGTACAGTGGCTGGCACTCTGTGGGTGCATAAATGAgcagttttcattttcatttgaatttttaaaataaaatgttttattcctttattcagAGTGTGTTTGTTAAACcaaactttttaaagttaaaaggaACAACTAATGCTTAAACACAGCGGATTTAGAGAAAAGGATTTGTTTACAGAtataagatctgacaattaagtacaTGAATTCATCCTCGAAGTGCCTTATTGCTGCAAATCActttggtcacctttgaagtactccccttgggaagctgtgcattgatgctagcacctagtccacccttcaaagcaattttggaacttttccTGGAACGtcctatcagagctgtcatttgTACCTGGTCTGACAGGttcgtgaacttgccactgtgtgcttgcATTGGCAGCagtgtacaaacaactcagtaaggtttcatatgtcagtgtctcacaacTGTTCATGTCAACAGGTGGCAGTGTCTTGGTGGGTTGAATTTATCATTGTTGCATGTTGTGTATACTGTATGACAATGGCTCTGATGGTCTTTCCAggaaaagttccaaaattgctaaGCCTCATCCTGTGCAGCTTTTCTGTATCACTCATGAAGAAAGCATGAAAAAGTACTTTGAATGTACTAACCTCACTCAAATCTGATAAAAGTTTAATCTGAGCAGAAAGCTGTCTGtctttgaaattaaattattttgtagttcttagaaataattattttggaaaaattttaaataggtgTTAAAACCAGGTATCTACAATTACAGAAAAGGGAATGTAAaccaaagcaaattaaaaattttaaagtcttattttgcataatgaatgaaaacaagaaagaagagatttaaaacctaacctatagatttttttttttttaattaaattaacctatagatttttttaaagggatGGAATTGTGCTTCCAGGtcatttgaaaaattttgaaaCCTTGGAGTACAAATGAGATTCTTTTTTAGTACAGGTATTCCTCGCTGTAACGCTGTATAAAGATTTTAGTACTGGTAAGAT
This Nycticebus coucang isolate mNycCou1 chromosome 1, mNycCou1.pri, whole genome shotgun sequence DNA region includes the following protein-coding sequences:
- the GAR1 gene encoding H/ACA ribonucleoprotein complex subunit 1, which encodes MSFRGGGRGGFNRGGGGGGFNRGGSSNNHFRGGGGGNFRGGGGRGGFGRGGGRGGFNKGQDQGPPERVVLLGEFLHPCEDDIVCKCTTDENKVPYFNAPVYLENKEQIGKVDEIFGQLRDFYFSVKLSENMKASSFKKLQKFYIDPFKLLPLQRFLPRPPGEKGPPRGGGRGGRGGGRGAGGRGGGRGGGFRGGRGGGGFRGGRGGGGFRGRGH